In a genomic window of Pristis pectinata isolate sPriPec2 chromosome 32, sPriPec2.1.pri, whole genome shotgun sequence:
- the gdpgp1 gene encoding GDP-D-glucose phosphorylase 1, with translation MAARCEPGPGAALMGEPEQESPRPEPAFVYTEADLFRSGIRWDGERPDSRFDQALRSAWERRMRAGCFRYRLWGPELPARELPGPRRLLAQLNVRRATERRPPQEILSVRQPFDPQRFNFSRVPHREILFPLRRSPSAEAAAPGGGPREPGGGPGGDAEALLIINVSPLEYGHVLLLPEPGRLLPQCLTRASVLRALELVFLSSEPAFRVGFNSLGAFASVNHLHLHGFYLRHRLELERAPTEPLAEAGLGARVHRLCGHHTRGLVLYSDGGERDRARVADALLAVSDLLLRRSLAHNLLLSRGCPLGRRPPQPDGRDGVRLVLWPRRSCFGAKDGAAFNVAVCELAGFLPVHTAPHFESLTEEAALRVIGEQLLPAQRFSELCAEIAGLPGH, from the coding sequence ATGGCGGCGCGCTGCGAGCCCGGGCCGGGAGCCGCTCTGATGGGGGAGCCGGAGCAGGAAAGTCCGAGGCCCGAGCCCGCCTTCGTCTACACGGAGGCGGACCTGTTCCGGAGCGGCATCCGCTGGGACGGGGAGCGGCCCGACTCCCGCTTCGACCAGGCGCTGCGCTCGGCCTGGGAGCGGCGGATGCGGGCCGGCTGCTTCCGCTACCGGCTGTGGGGGCCCGAGCTGCCGGCCCGGGAGCTGCCGGGGCCCCGCCGCCTGCTGGCGCAGCTCAACGTGCGGCGGGCCACCGAGCGCCGCCCGCCGCAGGAGATCCTCAGCGTGCGGCAGCCCTTCGACCCGCAGCGCTTCAACTTCAGCCGCGTCCCGCACCGGGAGATTCTCTTCCCGCTGCGCCGGAGCCCGAGTGCCGAGGCCGCGGCGCCGGGCGGGGGTCCCCGGGAGCCGGGCGGGGGTCCCGGCGGGGACGCCGAGGCCCTGCTGATCATCAACGTCAGCCCGCTGGAGTACGGCCACGTCCTGCTGCTGCCGGAGCCCGGGCGCCTGCTGCCGCAGTGCCTGACGCGGGCCTCGGTGCTCCGGGCCCTGGAGCTGGTCTTCCTGAGCTCGGAGCCCGCCTTCCGCGTCGGCTTCAACAGCCTGGGCGCCTTCGCCTCCGTCAACCACCTGCACCTGCACGGCTTCTACCTGCGGCACCGGCTGGAGCTGGAGCGGGCGCCCACCGAGCCGCTGGCCGAGGCCGGCCTGGGGGCCCGCGTCCACCGGCTGTGCGGCCACCACACCCGCGGCCTGGTGCTGTACTCGGACGGCGGGGAGCGGGACCGGGCCCGGGTGGCGGACGCGCTGCTCGCCGTCAGCGACCTGCTGCTGCGCCGCTCGCTCGCCCACAACCTGCTGCTGAGCCGCGGCTGCCCGCTGGGCCGCCGGCCGCCGCAGCCCGACGGCCGGGACGGGGTGCGGCTCGTCCTGTGGCCGCGCCGCTCCTGCTTCGGCGCCAAGGACGGCGCGGCCTTCAACGTGGCCGTGTGCGAGCTGGCCGGCTTCCTGCCCGTCCACACCGCCCCGCACTTCGAGAGCCTGACCGAGGAGGCGGCGCTGCGGGTCATCGGCGAGCAGCTGCTGCCCGCCCAGCGCTTCTCCGAGCTCTGCGCCGAGATAGCGGGGCTGCCGGGGCACTGA